From a region of the Candidatus Pantoea bituminis genome:
- a CDS encoding amino acid aminotransferase, protein MFQNVDAYAGDPILSLMEAFKQDPREHKVNLSIGLYYDEHGIIPQLQAVAAAEEQLHAEPQQASLYLPMEGLNPYRNAIAPLLFGAEHPMLKAGRVTSIQTLGGSGALKVGADFLKRYFPQSNVWVSDPTWENHVAIFNGAGFEVNTYPWYDAETNGVRFEAFIEKLKTLPKQSIVLLHPCCHNPTGADLTNAQWDQTTEVLKAQELIPFLDIAYQGFGAGMEEDAYAIRKIAAAGLPALVSNSFSKIFSLYGERVGGLSIVCESAEESSRVLGQLKATVRRNYSSPPNFGAQIVARVLNDAALKASWLAEVEAMRLRILDMRKALVQVLSTALPGQNFDYLLKQRGMFSYTGLSAEQVDRLREEFGIYLVGSGRMCVAGLNSKNVHQVAEAFAAVM, encoded by the coding sequence GTGTTTCAAAACGTTGATGCCTATGCCGGCGACCCGATTCTGTCGCTGATGGAAGCCTTTAAACAGGATCCTCGCGAACATAAAGTTAACCTCAGCATTGGGCTCTATTACGACGAGCACGGCATTATTCCTCAGTTGCAGGCCGTTGCCGCAGCGGAAGAACAGCTGCATGCCGAGCCGCAGCAGGCTTCGCTCTACCTGCCGATGGAAGGCTTGAATCCTTACCGTAACGCGATTGCACCGCTGCTGTTTGGTGCTGAACACCCAATGCTAAAAGCAGGCCGTGTAACCTCCATCCAAACGCTGGGCGGATCGGGCGCACTGAAAGTCGGTGCTGATTTCCTCAAGCGCTATTTTCCGCAATCCAATGTCTGGGTGAGCGATCCAACCTGGGAAAACCATGTTGCTATCTTCAATGGTGCAGGTTTTGAGGTAAATACTTATCCATGGTACGACGCTGAAACTAACGGCGTACGTTTTGAAGCCTTTATTGAAAAACTGAAAACGCTGCCTAAGCAAAGTATCGTGTTACTGCATCCATGCTGTCATAACCCAACCGGTGCTGATCTGACCAACGCACAGTGGGATCAAACCACTGAAGTGTTGAAGGCGCAGGAGCTGATTCCATTCCTTGATATCGCTTATCAGGGCTTCGGCGCAGGCATGGAAGAAGATGCTTACGCTATCCGCAAAATTGCGGCGGCAGGTTTGCCAGCGTTAGTCAGCAACTCGTTCTCTAAAATCTTCTCACTGTATGGCGAGCGTGTAGGCGGATTGTCTATCGTCTGCGAAAGTGCTGAAGAATCAAGCCGCGTACTGGGTCAGCTGAAAGCGACTGTGCGTCGTAACTACTCAAGCCCACCGAACTTCGGCGCACAGATTGTTGCGCGCGTGCTGAATGACGCTGCCTTAAAAGCCAGCTGGTTAGCAGAAGTGGAAGCGATGCGTTTGCGTATTCTGGACATGCGTAAAGCACTGGTGCAGGTATTAAGCACCGCTTTGCCGGGTCAAAACTTCGATTATTTGCTGAAGCAACGCGGCATGTTTAGCTATACCGGTTTAAGCGCCGAGCAGGTTGATCGTTTACGTGAAGAGTTTGGCATTTATCTGGTAGGAAGTGGCCGTATGTGTGTTGCTGGCCTCAACAGTAAAAACGTACATCAGGTGGCTGAAGCGTTTGCTGCGGTGATGTAA
- a CDS encoding YitT family protein → MDNVVQPSRIPHSRIEDALAIVMGTLMVSFGVIMLKQAGALTGSTAGIAFLISYISPLSFGSAFFLINLPFYWLAVRRMGWEFTLKTFCAVGLVSLFTHLHPLFVHFSNLDPFYATLFGNVIMGIGFIVLFRHKASLGGINILALWLQDRFGIRAGKLQMAVDTCVVLASLFVVSMPILLASIAGAVILNLIIAMNHRPGRYMV, encoded by the coding sequence ATGGATAACGTTGTTCAACCTTCCCGTATTCCCCATTCCCGTATAGAAGATGCGCTGGCGATAGTGATGGGCACATTAATGGTGTCGTTTGGCGTCATTATGCTGAAGCAAGCGGGCGCCTTAACCGGCAGCACCGCCGGCATCGCTTTCCTGATCAGCTATATCTCCCCGCTGTCATTTGGTAGCGCATTTTTTCTGATCAACCTGCCATTTTACTGGTTGGCTGTGCGCCGCATGGGCTGGGAATTTACGCTTAAAACGTTTTGCGCTGTGGGGTTAGTTTCACTCTTCACTCACCTTCATCCGCTGTTCGTTCACTTTTCCAACCTCGATCCGTTTTATGCGACATTGTTCGGTAACGTAATCATGGGGATTGGGTTTATAGTGTTGTTTCGTCATAAAGCCAGCCTCGGCGGCATCAATATTCTGGCGCTCTGGCTGCAGGATCGTTTTGGTATCCGTGCCGGTAAACTGCAAATGGCAGTCGACACCTGTGTGGTGCTGGCGTCGCTGTTCGTGGTCAGCATGCCAATATTGCTCGCCTCGATAGCAGGCGCGGTAATTCTTAATCTGATTATCGCTATGAACCATCGTCCTGGACGCTACATGGTTTAA
- a CDS encoding NAD(P)-dependent alcohol dehydrogenase: MNITHAYAAQDAKSKLAPFDFKPRELRAHDVQLDVLYCGVCHSDLHQARNEWRNTIFPVVPGHEIVGRVTAVGADTQKYKVGDLVGVGCMVDSCRSCPSCQEGLEQYCENGFVGTYNGEDRETGAITYGGYSTSMVVDEGFVLRIPENLELAGVAPLLCAGITTYSPLRHWNVGPGKKVGIVGLGGLGHMGVKIAHAMGAHVVLFTTSPSKIEDGKRLGADEVVVSKDADQMAQHTNSFDFILNTVAAQHDLNPFIALLKRDGNMTLVGAPEHDHPAPQVFNLIFKRRSIAGSLIGGIAETQEMLDFCGKHGITSDIELIAINQINEAYERMLKSDVKYRFVIDIKTLREETAA; the protein is encoded by the coding sequence ATGAATATCACGCATGCGTATGCTGCTCAGGATGCTAAATCCAAACTCGCACCGTTCGATTTCAAACCACGCGAACTCCGCGCACATGATGTGCAACTTGACGTTTTGTACTGTGGCGTTTGCCACTCAGACCTTCATCAGGCTCGTAACGAATGGCGAAACACTATTTTCCCTGTGGTGCCAGGTCATGAAATTGTGGGTCGCGTCACCGCTGTGGGTGCAGATACTCAGAAATACAAAGTGGGTGATTTGGTTGGCGTGGGTTGTATGGTCGATTCCTGCCGCAGCTGTCCAAGCTGCCAGGAAGGCCTGGAACAATATTGTGAAAACGGTTTTGTTGGCACCTATAACGGTGAAGACCGCGAAACCGGCGCAATCACTTACGGTGGCTACTCAACCTCAATGGTCGTAGATGAAGGCTTTGTGCTGCGTATTCCAGAAAACCTGGAACTGGCGGGCGTTGCGCCGCTGCTATGCGCAGGCATCACTACCTATTCGCCGTTGCGCCACTGGAATGTTGGCCCTGGCAAAAAAGTAGGTATCGTGGGTTTGGGTGGTTTAGGCCACATGGGCGTGAAAATTGCGCACGCGATGGGCGCGCATGTTGTGCTGTTCACCACTTCGCCGTCAAAAATCGAAGATGGTAAACGTCTGGGCGCTGACGAAGTCGTGGTCTCAAAAGACGCGGATCAAATGGCGCAGCACACCAACAGCTTCGACTTTATTCTCAATACCGTTGCGGCTCAGCACGATCTGAACCCTTTTATCGCTTTACTGAAGCGCGACGGCAACATGACGCTGGTTGGTGCACCGGAACACGATCACCCTGCTCCACAAGTATTTAACCTGATTTTTAAACGTCGCAGCATTGCAGGCTCACTGATTGGTGGTATCGCTGAAACGCAAGAGATGCTGGATTTCTGTGGCAAGCATGGCATTACCTCAGACATTGAACTGATTGCCATTAATCAGATTAATGAAGCCTATGAGCGCATGTTAAAGAGTGATGTGAAGTATCGTTTTGTTATCGATATCAAAACATTACGTGAAGAAACCGCTGCTTAA
- a CDS encoding Lrp/AsnC family transcriptional regulator: MTHVDDYDLKILTLLQANGRLTNQELSDLVGLSASQCSRRRINLEQANLILGYHARLSPDAIGLGMVGLIEVRLINHTAEYVESFHRMVEQEDAIVDAYKTTGDADYLLKVAVSDLPSLGALISQLVAGHQSVSHVKTSVVLGRLKENGLMMIPEHTAR; the protein is encoded by the coding sequence ATGACGCATGTAGACGATTACGACCTTAAAATACTGACTTTATTGCAAGCTAATGGCCGACTGACTAATCAGGAATTGAGTGACTTGGTGGGTCTTTCTGCGTCTCAATGTTCCCGCCGCCGTATTAATCTCGAACAGGCCAATTTGATTCTTGGCTATCATGCGCGGCTTTCGCCCGACGCGATTGGTCTAGGTATGGTGGGATTGATAGAAGTTCGCCTGATTAACCATACGGCAGAATATGTAGAGAGCTTTCACCGTATGGTGGAGCAGGAAGATGCAATTGTTGATGCGTATAAAACCACGGGCGATGCCGATTATCTGTTGAAAGTAGCCGTCTCTGATCTGCCCTCGCTGGGGGCACTAATCAGCCAGTTAGTCGCCGGACATCAAAGCGTTTCACACGTTAAAACATCGGTAGTACTGGGCCGGTTAAAAGAGAATGGATTAATGATGATTCCTGAGCATACCGCGCGCTAA
- a CDS encoding MmcQ/YjbR family DNA-binding protein, translating to MNTSELLTYCMSKPGAEQSVHSDWKATQIKCDGMLFAMVHDVEGRPAVSLKSTPALADLMREEHKDVFPSEHLNKSHWNTLFLDGSLKDSQIYYLVDASYQQAGTAK from the coding sequence ATGAATACTTCGGAGTTATTGACCTATTGCATGAGCAAACCTGGCGCGGAACAGAGCGTACACAGCGACTGGAAAGCAACGCAAATTAAATGCGATGGCATGCTGTTTGCCATGGTTCACGATGTCGAAGGACGTCCTGCGGTGTCACTGAAATCGACACCTGCCCTGGCAGACTTAATGCGTGAAGAACACAAAGATGTTTTCCCCAGCGAACATCTTAATAAGTCGCACTGGAATACACTCTTTCTGGATGGCTCGTTGAAGGACTCGCAGATCTACTATCTGGTTGATGCTTCTTATCAGCAGGCGGGAACAGCAAAGTAA
- a CDS encoding quinone oxidoreductase codes for MAKRIQFNAHGGPDVLQWIDFEPADPAENEIQVENKAIGINYIDTYVRSGLYPVGNFPSGLGTEAAGVVKRIGKNVTRFTPGDRVVYCQAALGAYSELHNVAEDRLMLLPDAISFEQGAASFLKGLTVQYLLRQTYKVKPDEIFLFHAAAGGVGLIACQWAKALGAHLIGTVGSADKAQLAKNSGAWATINYREENIAQRVSELTEGKKVAVAYDSVGKDTWEASLDSLRRQGLLVSFGNSSGPVTGIDLGILNKKGSLFVTRPSLFGYITNREELEIASAELFSLLASGAIKVDVPEQQKFALKDASQAHKTLESRATHGSSLLIP; via the coding sequence ATGGCAAAGCGTATTCAATTCAATGCACACGGCGGCCCTGACGTTCTGCAGTGGATCGACTTTGAACCTGCCGATCCCGCTGAGAATGAAATACAGGTTGAGAACAAAGCCATCGGCATTAACTACATTGATACCTACGTGCGCAGTGGACTCTATCCAGTAGGCAATTTCCCGTCAGGTTTAGGTACCGAAGCGGCCGGCGTAGTAAAGCGCATCGGTAAAAATGTGACTCGCTTTACGCCTGGCGATCGCGTGGTTTATTGTCAGGCGGCATTAGGCGCATACAGCGAACTGCATAACGTGGCGGAAGATCGATTGATGTTGCTTCCCGATGCAATCAGCTTTGAGCAAGGCGCAGCCAGCTTTTTAAAGGGCTTAACCGTGCAATATCTCCTTCGTCAAACCTACAAAGTTAAACCTGACGAAATTTTCCTGTTTCACGCCGCCGCAGGCGGTGTTGGCCTGATTGCCTGCCAGTGGGCAAAAGCGTTAGGTGCCCATTTGATTGGCACTGTGGGTTCAGCAGATAAAGCGCAGTTGGCTAAAAATTCCGGTGCATGGGCCACAATTAATTATCGCGAAGAAAATATTGCACAACGCGTAAGTGAGTTAACCGAGGGTAAAAAAGTTGCCGTGGCTTATGACTCGGTAGGTAAAGATACCTGGGAAGCCTCTTTAGATTCACTGCGTCGACAGGGTTTATTAGTGAGTTTTGGTAATTCGTCTGGTCCAGTGACCGGAATCGACTTGGGTATTTTGAACAAGAAAGGGTCGCTGTTTGTTACCCGACCTTCGCTGTTTGGCTACATCACTAATCGTGAAGAGCTGGAAATTGCCAGTGCTGAGCTGTTCTCGCTCTTAGCCAGCGGGGCCATAAAAGTTGATGTGCCGGAGCAGCAAAAATTTGCGCTTAAAGATGCCAGCCAGGCACATAAAACCCTGGAAAGTCGAGCGACTCACGGTTCAAGCCTTTTGATTCCTTAA
- the dnaB gene encoding replicative DNA helicase translates to MAGNKPTNKSNETHDRQLAGVKMPPHSLEAEQSVLGGLMLDNERWDNVSERVVANDFFNRSHRLIFSEMQRLLEESQPIDLITLSESLETRGELEMAGGFAYLAELAKNTPSAANIGAYADIVRERAIVREMISVANQIADAGYDPQGRNSEELLDFAESNVFKIAEARANKDDGPKNIEQILESTVSRIESLYQTPHDGVTGVDTGYQDLNKKTAGLQGSDLIIVAARPSMGKTTFAMNLCENAAMLHDKPVLIFSLEMPSEQIMMRMLASLSRVDQTRIRTGQLDDEDWARISGTMGILLEKKNMYIDDSSGLTPTEVRSRARRIFRENGGLSMIMIDYLQLMRVPSLSDNRTLEIAEISRSLKALAKELNVPVVALSQLNRSLEQRADKRPVNSDLRESGSIEQDADLIMFIYRDEVYHENSDLKGIAEIILGKQRNGPIGTVRLTFNGQWSRFDNYAGPQYDDE, encoded by the coding sequence ATGGCAGGAAATAAACCCACCAACAAATCGAACGAAACGCATGATCGTCAGCTGGCTGGCGTGAAAATGCCCCCGCATTCGCTGGAAGCGGAGCAATCGGTGCTCGGTGGGTTAATGCTGGACAACGAACGCTGGGATAACGTTTCAGAGCGTGTCGTCGCCAACGATTTCTTCAACCGTTCGCATCGTCTGATTTTTTCAGAAATGCAGCGTTTGCTGGAAGAGAGCCAACCCATTGACCTGATCACCCTTTCAGAATCGCTGGAAACCCGTGGCGAACTGGAAATGGCAGGCGGCTTTGCGTATTTAGCCGAATTAGCGAAAAACACGCCAAGTGCAGCAAACATTGGTGCTTACGCCGATATCGTGCGTGAACGTGCCATTGTTCGTGAAATGATTTCGGTCGCCAATCAAATTGCGGATGCGGGTTACGATCCGCAAGGCAGAAACAGCGAAGAGCTGCTGGATTTTGCGGAATCCAACGTCTTCAAAATTGCTGAAGCGCGCGCCAACAAGGATGATGGCCCGAAAAACATTGAGCAAATCCTTGAATCGACCGTCTCGCGTATCGAATCGCTATATCAAACACCACACGACGGCGTTACCGGTGTCGATACCGGTTATCAGGATCTCAACAAAAAGACCGCAGGCTTGCAGGGATCGGATCTGATTATTGTCGCGGCCCGTCCTTCGATGGGTAAAACCACGTTCGCCATGAACCTGTGTGAAAACGCCGCGATGCTGCATGATAAACCGGTGCTGATTTTCAGTCTGGAGATGCCCAGCGAGCAGATCATGATGCGTATGCTGGCGTCGCTTTCACGCGTGGACCAAACCCGTATTCGTACCGGCCAACTCGATGATGAGGATTGGGCGCGTATCTCCGGCACCATGGGCATTTTGCTGGAGAAGAAGAACATGTATATCGATGATTCTTCCGGGCTAACGCCAACAGAAGTCCGTTCACGCGCGCGCCGTATCTTTCGTGAAAACGGCGGGTTGAGCATGATCATGATCGACTATCTTCAGCTGATGCGCGTGCCGTCGCTGTCTGACAACCGTACGCTGGAAATTGCTGAGATTTCGCGCTCCCTCAAGGCGTTGGCCAAAGAGTTAAACGTGCCGGTGGTGGCGCTTTCGCAGCTTAACCGCTCGCTGGAGCAGCGTGCCGATAAACGTCCGGTCAACTCGGATTTGCGTGAGTCAGGATCGATCGAGCAGGATGCGGACTTAATTATGTTTATCTATCGCGATGAGGTTTATCACGAAAACAGCGACCTCAAAGGGATTGCTGAGATCATTTTGGGTAAACAGCGTAACGGCCCAATCGGCACGGTCCGTTTGACCTTTAATGGACAATGGTCGCGTTTCGATAACTACGCAGGCCCGCAATACGACGACGAATAA
- the ssb1 gene encoding single-stranded DNA-binding protein SSB1 has translation MASRGVNKVILVGNLGQDPEVRYMPNGGAVANITLATSESWRDKQTGENKEITEWHRVVLFGKLAEVAGEYLRKGSQVYIEGQLRTRKWQDQGGQERYTTEVVVNVGGTMQMLGGRQGGSAGGAAPAGGGQSNNNNNGWGQPQQPQGGGNQFSGGAQSRPQQQSAPASNNNEPPMDFDDDIPF, from the coding sequence ATGGCCAGTCGTGGCGTTAACAAAGTGATTCTTGTCGGGAATCTGGGTCAGGATCCGGAAGTGCGTTACATGCCAAATGGTGGCGCTGTCGCCAACATTACGCTGGCCACGTCGGAAAGCTGGCGAGACAAACAAACCGGTGAAAATAAAGAGATCACCGAATGGCACCGCGTCGTGCTGTTTGGCAAGTTGGCCGAAGTAGCCGGTGAATACCTGCGTAAGGGTTCCCAGGTCTATATCGAAGGCCAACTGCGTACGCGTAAATGGCAGGATCAGGGCGGCCAGGAACGTTACACCACTGAAGTTGTGGTTAACGTAGGCGGCACCATGCAAATGTTGGGTGGACGTCAAGGCGGCAGCGCTGGCGGAGCAGCACCTGCTGGCGGCGGACAAAGCAACAACAACAACAACGGTTGGGGCCAACCGCAGCAGCCACAGGGCGGCGGTAATCAGTTCAGCGGCGGCGCGCAATCTCGTCCGCAGCAGCAGAGCGCACCTGCAAGCAACAATAATGAACCTCCAATGGATTTTGACGACGACATCCCGTTCTGA
- the uvrA gene encoding excinuclease ABC subunit UvrA translates to MDKIEVRGARTHNLKNINLTIPRDKLIVVTGLSGSGKSSLAFDTLYAEGQRRYVESLSAYARQFLSLMEKPDVDHIEGLSPAISIEQKSTSHNPRSTVGTITEIHDYLRLLFARVGEPRCPDHDVTLAAQTVSQMVDQVLAQPEGRRLMLLAPVVKDRKGEHTKTLESLATQGYIRARIDGEVCDLSDPPKLELQKKHTIEVVIDRFKVREDLSTRLAESFETALGMSGGTAIVADMDDNAAEELLFSANFACPICGYSMSELEPRLFSFNNPAGACPTCDGLGVQQYFDPDRVVQNNELSLAGGAIRGWDRRNFYYFQMLRSLAEHLDFDIEAPFGSLKENVQQVILYGSGKESIEFKYINDRGDTSVRRHPFEGVLNNMERRYKETESSAVREELAKFISNRACASCEGTRLRREARHVYLENTTLPTISDMSIGHAMSFFENLKLSGQRAQIAEKVLKEIGDRLSFLVNVGLNYLSMSRSAETLSGGEAQRIRLASQIGAGLVGVMYVLDEPSIGLHQRDNERLLGTLIHLRDLGNTVIVVEHDEDAIRAADHVIDIGPGAGVHGGEIVAEGTVDEIMAEEASLTGQFLSGKREIAVPQERVKGDPTKVLKVTGARGNNLKDVTLTLPVGLFTCITGVSGSGKSTLINDTLFPIAQRALNGATIAEPAAYREVHGLEHFDKVIDIDQSPIGRTPRSNPATYTGIFTPVRELFAGVPESRSRGYNPGRFSFNVRGGRCEACQGDGVIKVEMHFLPDIYVPCDQCKGKRYNRETLEVKYKGKSIHEVLEMTIEEAREFFDAVPALARKLQTLMDVGLSYIRLGQSATTLSGGEAQRVKLARELSKRGTGQTLYILDEPTTGLHFADIQQLLEVLHQLRDQGNTIVVIEHNLDVVKTADWIVDLGPEGGSGGGEILVAGTPETVAECEKSHTARFLKPLLKK, encoded by the coding sequence ATGGATAAGATCGAAGTTCGTGGTGCTCGCACCCATAATTTGAAAAACATCAACCTGACCATTCCGCGTGACAAGCTCATTGTGGTAACCGGCCTTTCGGGTTCCGGTAAATCCTCTTTGGCTTTTGACACGCTGTATGCGGAAGGTCAACGCCGCTATGTAGAGTCGCTCTCTGCCTATGCGCGCCAGTTTCTTTCCTTAATGGAGAAGCCAGACGTCGATCATATCGAAGGTCTGTCGCCCGCTATCTCCATCGAGCAGAAATCGACTTCACACAACCCGCGCTCGACGGTCGGCACCATCACCGAAATACATGATTACCTGCGCTTGCTGTTTGCACGCGTGGGTGAACCGCGCTGCCCAGATCATGACGTCACGCTCGCGGCGCAAACTGTGAGCCAAATGGTCGATCAAGTCTTAGCGCAACCTGAAGGTCGCCGCTTGATGCTGTTGGCTCCGGTCGTGAAAGATCGTAAAGGTGAACATACCAAGACGCTGGAAAGCCTGGCGACACAAGGTTATATCCGCGCGCGTATTGACGGCGAAGTCTGCGATCTTTCCGATCCGCCTAAGCTTGAGCTTCAGAAAAAACACACCATTGAAGTGGTCATTGATCGCTTCAAAGTGCGTGAGGATCTTTCAACTCGCCTGGCAGAATCGTTTGAAACCGCGTTAGGAATGTCTGGCGGCACGGCGATTGTTGCCGACATGGACGACAACGCAGCGGAAGAACTGCTGTTCTCAGCGAACTTTGCCTGCCCGATTTGCGGTTACAGCATGAGTGAGCTGGAGCCACGCTTGTTCTCTTTTAATAACCCAGCCGGTGCCTGTCCAACGTGTGATGGCTTGGGCGTACAGCAATATTTTGATCCCGATCGTGTGGTGCAAAACAATGAGCTGTCGCTGGCTGGCGGCGCAATTCGTGGCTGGGATCGTCGCAACTTTTACTATTTCCAGATGCTGCGCTCACTGGCTGAGCACCTCGATTTCGACATCGAAGCGCCATTTGGCAGCCTGAAAGAGAACGTGCAGCAAGTGATTCTGTACGGCTCAGGTAAAGAGAGTATCGAATTCAAGTACATCAACGATCGCGGTGACACGTCTGTACGTCGCCATCCGTTTGAAGGCGTACTGAACAATATGGAACGTCGTTATAAAGAGACCGAATCTTCAGCGGTACGTGAAGAGTTGGCGAAGTTTATCAGCAACCGCGCCTGCGCCAGTTGCGAAGGCACGCGTCTGCGCCGTGAAGCGCGTCACGTCTATCTTGAAAACACCACATTACCTACGATCTCTGATATGAGCATCGGTCATGCGATGTCGTTTTTTGAGAACCTTAAGCTAAGCGGGCAACGCGCTCAAATTGCTGAAAAAGTGTTGAAAGAGATCGGCGATCGCCTGAGCTTCCTGGTGAATGTCGGGCTCAATTATCTCTCTATGTCGCGTTCCGCAGAGACGTTATCCGGTGGTGAAGCACAGCGTATTCGTCTGGCTAGCCAGATCGGTGCGGGCCTGGTTGGCGTTATGTATGTGTTGGATGAGCCGTCAATTGGTTTGCATCAGCGCGATAACGAACGTCTGCTCGGCACCTTGATTCATCTGCGCGATCTGGGTAATACCGTGATTGTGGTTGAGCATGATGAAGATGCTATTCGCGCCGCTGACCATGTGATCGACATCGGTCCAGGCGCAGGTGTGCATGGCGGTGAGATTGTTGCCGAAGGCACCGTTGATGAAATCATGGCAGAAGAGGCGTCATTAACCGGTCAGTTCCTGAGCGGAAAACGTGAAATTGCTGTGCCGCAAGAACGGGTGAAAGGCGATCCAACCAAAGTATTGAAAGTCACTGGCGCACGCGGTAACAACCTGAAGGATGTGACGCTAACGCTACCGGTTGGCCTGTTTACATGTATCACCGGCGTGTCCGGTTCCGGTAAATCAACGCTGATCAACGATACGCTGTTTCCGATTGCTCAGCGCGCGCTTAACGGTGCGACCATTGCCGAACCCGCAGCGTATCGCGAGGTTCACGGGCTAGAGCATTTCGATAAAGTTATCGATATCGATCAAAGCCCAATTGGTCGTACACCGCGTTCTAACCCGGCGACTTATACCGGCATCTTTACGCCGGTACGTGAATTGTTTGCCGGCGTTCCCGAATCGCGTTCGCGCGGCTATAACCCGGGACGTTTTAGCTTCAACGTGCGGGGCGGCCGCTGTGAAGCCTGTCAGGGCGATGGCGTTATCAAGGTAGAAATGCACTTTCTGCCCGACATTTACGTGCCCTGCGACCAGTGCAAAGGTAAACGCTATAACCGCGAAACGCTGGAAGTTAAGTACAAAGGCAAAAGCATCCATGAAGTGCTGGAGATGACCATTGAAGAAGCGCGTGAGTTCTTTGATGCCGTTCCGGCGCTGGCGCGTAAGCTACAAACGCTGATGGATGTTGGCCTGTCGTACATCCGTCTTGGGCAGTCCGCAACGACGCTTTCAGGCGGTGAAGCACAGCGTGTGAAACTGGCGCGTGAGTTGTCAAAACGCGGCACCGGCCAAACGCTCTATATTCTGGATGAGCCAACCACCGGCCTGCACTTTGCCGATATTCAGCAGTTGCTGGAAGTGCTGCATCAGCTGCGTGACCAGGGCAATACCATTGTGGTGATTGAACACAATCTTGACGTGGTCAAAACCGCTGACTGGATTGTTGATCTGGGGCCAGAAGGCGGCAGCGGCGGCGGTGAAATATTGGTTGCTGGCACACCGGAAACGGTAGCGGAGTGCGAGAAATCGCATACCGCTCGCTTCCTCAAGCCATTATTGAAGAAGTAA
- the pspG gene encoding envelope stress response protein PspG, which produces MEILFVLGFFLMLLVTGVSLLGVIAALVVATMVMFVGGLFALVIKLLPWLVLAVASVWLYRTFFAHKESHSLARLKRKINRLDRNSWR; this is translated from the coding sequence ATGGAAATTTTATTTGTATTAGGGTTCTTCCTGATGCTGCTAGTAACCGGTGTTTCATTGCTTGGCGTTATTGCCGCATTGGTGGTTGCAACCATGGTGATGTTTGTCGGTGGGTTGTTTGCTCTTGTTATCAAACTGTTGCCGTGGCTAGTGTTAGCGGTGGCGTCGGTGTGGCTATACCGTACCTTTTTTGCTCACAAAGAGTCGCATTCTCTTGCCAGGCTTAAACGCAAAATCAATCGGTTAGATCGTAATAGTTGGCGCTAA
- a CDS encoding secondary thiamine-phosphate synthase enzyme YjbQ gives MWYQQTLTLNARQRGFHLVTEEIVDQLPALAEIKTGLLHLLLQHTSASLTLNENCDPTVRSDMEQHFMRHVPEDAPYQHDYEGRDDMPAHIKSSTLGVSLLLPVQRGKLVLGTWQGIWLGEHRIHGGARRIVATLQGE, from the coding sequence ATGTGGTATCAACAAACCTTAACGCTGAACGCCAGACAACGCGGGTTTCATTTAGTTACTGAAGAGATTGTCGATCAGCTGCCTGCGCTGGCTGAAATCAAAACCGGACTACTGCATTTGCTGTTGCAGCATACCTCGGCATCGTTAACGCTAAATGAAAATTGCGATCCCACGGTGCGTAGCGATATGGAACAACATTTCATGCGCCACGTCCCAGAAGATGCGCCTTATCAGCATGATTATGAAGGTCGCGATGACATGCCTGCGCATATTAAATCATCGACGTTAGGTGTTTCGTTGCTGTTGCCAGTTCAGCGAGGAAAGCTGGTACTGGGAACCTGGCAAGGTATTTGGCTGGGAGAACACCGCATACATGGCGGTGCGAGGCGAATCGTCGCCACCTTACAAGGGGAATGA